One Physeter macrocephalus isolate SW-GA unplaced genomic scaffold, ASM283717v5 random_983, whole genome shotgun sequence genomic region harbors:
- the PRELP gene encoding prolargin, with protein sequence MRSFFCWLLPLLLILASEAQDQPTRRPRPRPRPRPRPRLRPTPSFPQPHEPSEPTDLPPPLPPGPPSIFPDCPRECYCPPDFPSALYCDSRNLRTVPLIPPRIHYLYLQNNFITELPVESFKNATGLRWINLDNNRIRKVDQKVLEKLPSLVFLYMEKNHLEEVPSALPQNLEQLRLSQNHISRIPPGVFSKLEKLLLLDLQHNRLSDGVFKPDTFQGLKNLMQLNLAHNILRKMPPKIPVAIHQLYLDSNKIETIPSGYFKGFPNLAFIRLNYNKLSDRGLPKNSFNISNLLVLHLSHNKISNVPDINNKLEHLYLNNNSIEKINGTQICPNNLVAFHDFSSDLENVPHLRYLRLDGNYLKPPIPLDLMMCFRLLQSVVI encoded by the exons ATGAGGTCATTCTTCTGCTGGCTTCTCCCACTTCTCCTCATCTTGGCCTCAGAGGCCCAAGACCAGCCAACAAGACGACCAAGACCCAGACCAAGGCCCCGGCCCAGACCCAGACTCAGGCCCACACCCAGCTTTCCTCAGCCCCATGAGCCATCGGAGCCTACAGacctgcctcctcccctcccaccggGCCCTCCATCTATCTTTCCTGACTGTCCCCGGGAGTGCTATTGCCCTCCTGATTTCCCCTCTGCCCTCTACTGTGACAGCCGCAATCTTCGAACGGTCCCTCTCATCCCACCCCGCATCCATTACCTCTATCTCCAGAACAACTTCATAACTGAGCTCCCAGTGGAGTCCTTCAAGAACGCCACGGGCCTGAGGTGGATCAACCTGGACAACAACCGAATTCGCAAGGTGGACCAGAAAGTGCTAGAGAAACTACCCAGCCTGGTGTTCCTCTACATGGAGAAGAACCACCTTGAAGAGGTGCCCTCGGCTCTGCCCCAGAACTTGGAGCAGCTGAGGCTAAGCCAGAACCATATCTCCAGAATCCCACCCGGCGTCTTCAGCAAGCTGGAGAAACTGCTGCTCCTGGATCTCCAACACAACAGGCTGAGCGACGGCGTCTTCAAGCCCGACACCTTCCAGGGCCTTAAaaacctcatgcagctcaacctGGCCCACAACATCTTGAGAAAGATGCCACCCAAGATCCCCGTGGCCATTCACCAGCTCTACCTGGACAGCAACAAAATCGAGACCATCCCCAGCGGATACTTCAAGGGCTTCCCCAACCTGGCCTTCATTCGCCTCAACTACAACAAGCTCTCAGACAGGGGCCTCCCCAAGAACTCCTTTAACATCTCCAACCTACTTGTGCTCCACCTGTCGCACAACAAGATCAGCAATGTGCCTGACATCAACAACAAGCTAGAGCACCTGTACCTCAACAACAACAGCATCGAGA AAATCAATGGGACCCAGATTTGCCCCAACAATCTAGTTGCCTTCCACGACTTCTCCTCGGATCTGGAGAATGTGCCACACCTCCGCTACCTGCGGCTGGATGGAAACTACCTGAAGCCGCCCATCCCACTGGACCTCATGATGTGCTTCCGCCTGCTGCAATCTGTGGTCATCTAG